From the Carya illinoinensis cultivar Pawnee chromosome 4, C.illinoinensisPawnee_v1, whole genome shotgun sequence genome, one window contains:
- the LOC122307993 gene encoding G-type lectin S-receptor-like serine/threonine-protein kinase At4g03230 isoform X3, with protein sequence MNQCTPAFLEMASHRRKLNRRWSASLLLSSIFFFLCSSPVYCYAGDTLKHGQLIVLNKTLVSAGEKFELRFFTTSSISATGPQSFVGIFYHQWDRNSAVWVANRDDPLPWNFTGSFGIADDGNLKLLDTAGTEYFSTGLNISSPTNRTHVKLMDSGNLVLRDDDHMEQSLWESFENPTDTFLPGMKMDENLALTSWKGKDDPRSGLYTFTQDQQGEGHYVVTKKQLGFYWKSQMSGTFSSSDEIIRYDIADLLSNKSEFQKKPNMQLPTNRSLDFTRLVMNSSGQLEYLTWNELERNWSILWSKPEDECGIYNYCGKFGSCNINNWPLLCKCLPGFKPTIPVDYWEKRYFSGGCTRNSASTDFNIFFSLKMKKVSDTGLHFKVADETECQKEYCLKNRQCVAYSYQEAGNSMQRRDSTGSDNICWIWTEDIHNLQEEYPNQGHNLSVRVAKADIESTSRTCKPCGTYTIPYPLSTGQDCGDPMYFSFDCNNSLGQVSFKAPSGAHRVVSIDPSGRNFVIQVIQENPYSRKSSIILWLNKSLPFTLIDTLNTEVGNSTDQFDGSLEASRSQMKNKVGLRISWEPPMEPTCNSSTDCKDWPNSTCNATREGKLRCLCHPNFLWDGSNLNCTKVGNFPKSLEEPSKEPSKDQPSTRKIRLTLIVALLLACVTAVACIIIYMWIRKRVKRQVIRSDRRDRALRPLDSERHVIDLIDSIEPMEEDGEGIEVPFFDLGSILAATNNFSDTNKLGQGGYGPVYMVIVEAKIGGQEIAVKRLLSVSGQGLQEFKNEVVLISKLQHRNLVRLRGYCIKGDEKILLYEYMPNKSLDLFIFDQNLSMLLDWKIRFNIILGIARGLLYLHQDSRLRIIHRDLKTSNILLDKEMNPKISDFGLARIVAGKDTGDNTTRVAGTYGYMAPEYALDGLFSVKSDVYSFGVILLEIISGKKNTGFYRSEEAMSLIAYAWRLWVENKMLDLMDQNLHESCDVDQLVKCVNIAFLCVQEDPSDRPTISNIVTMLDSETAIVPTPKQPAFILTRGIFSTVSSSSRLETHTELTICRSETNTE encoded by the exons ATGAACCAATGTACACCTGCTTTCTTGGAAATGGCAAGCCATAGAAGAAAACTGAACAGACGATGGTCTGCAAGtcttttgctttcttctatctttttcttcttgtgtTCCTCTCCTGTATATTGCTATGCTGGAGACACTCTTAAGCATGGCCAGCTTATTGTTTTGAACAAAACTCTTGTCTCTGCCGGGGAAAAGTTTGAACTGAGATTCTTTACCACTAGCAGCATTAGCGCCACAGGCCCCCAAAGTTTCGTTGGAATATTCTATCATCAATGGGATCGAAATTCAGCTGTATGGGTTGCCAACCGGGACGACCCATTGCCTTGGAATTTCACTGGTTCTTTTGGAATTGCAGACGATGGAAACCTTAAGCTATTGGACACCGCCGGGACAGAGTATTTTTCTACGGGTCTTAATATTTCCTCCCCTACAAATCGAACTCATGTGAAGCTGATGGATTCTGGAAACCTGGTATTAAGAGATGATGATCACATGGAGCAGAGTTTGTGGGAGAGCTTCGAAAATCCAACCGATACTTTTCTTCCAGGAATGAAGATGGATGAAAACCTGGCATTAACTTCATGGAAAGGCAAAGATGACCCTCGAAGTGGGCTATACACGTTTACGCAAGATCAACAAGGAGAAGGCCACTATGTTGTCACAAAAAAACAATTGGGATTTTACTGGAAAAGTCAGATGTCAGGTACGTTCTCGAGCTCGGATGAAATAATTCGTTATGACATAGCCGACCTGTTATCCAATAAATCCGAATTTCAGAAAAAACCAAATATGCAGCTGCCGACTAATCGAAGTTTAGATTTCACAAGGCTGGTAATGAATAGCAGTGGGCAGTTAGAGTATCTGACCTGGAATGAGTTGGAACGCAATTGGTCTATACTATGGTCGAAACCGGAAGACGAATGTGGCATTTATAACTATTGTGGGAAATTCGGGAGCTGCAATATTAACAATTGGCCTTTATTATGCAAATGTTTGCCGGGGTTCAAGCCTACTATCCCTGTTGATTATTGGGAGAAAAGATATTTTTCTGGTGGCTGCACCAGAAATTCGGCATCAACtgatttcaatatattttttagctTAAAGATGAAGAAAGTGAGCGACACAGGTTTACATTTCAAGGTAGCAGATGAAACAGAATGTCAAAAGGAGTATTGCCTTAAAAATAGGCAGTGCGTCGCTTATTCATATCAGGAAGCTGGAAACAGCATGCAAAGACGTGATTCTACTGGTAGTGACAACATTTGCTGGATTTGGACCGAGGATATACATAATCTTCAAGAGGAGTATCCGAACCAGGGTCATAACCTCTCTGTGCGCGTAGCAAAAGCTGACATAG AATCAACTTCAAGGACTTGTAAGCCTTGTGGCACATATACGATCCCCTATCCCTTGAGCACGGGACAAGATTGTGGTGACCCCATGTACTTCAGTTTCGATTGCAACAACTCATTAGGCCAAGTTAGCTTCAAGGCACCCAGTGGCGCCCATCGTGTTGTAAGCATTGATCCAAGTGGAAGAAACTTTGTCATCCAAGTCATTCAAGAAAATCCTTACAGTAGAAAATCAAGCATAATTCTGTGGCTCAATAAGTCATTGCCATTTACTTTGATCGACACTTTGAATACTGAGGTAGGCAACTCCACTGATCAATTTGACGGCAGCTTGGAGGCTTCTAGAtcacaaatgaaaaataaagtcGGCCTACGGATTAGTTGGGAGCCACCAATGGAGCCAACCTGTAATTCATCCACGGACTGTAAGGATTGGCCAAATTCAACTTGCAATGCAACAAGAGAAGGAAAGCTGAGGTGTCTTTGCCATCCAAACTTCCTGTGGGATGGCTCAAATTTGAATTGTACTAAAG TAGGTAATTTTCCTAAGTCTTTAGAAGAGCCTTCGAAAGAGCCTTCAAAAGATCAGCCTTCAACGAGAAAGATTCGATTGACCTTGATTGTTGCGTTACTTCTTGCATGTGTGACTGCTGTCGCTTGTATCATTATTTACATGTGGATAAGAAAGAGGGTCAAGAGACAAG TTATAAGAAGTGATAGAAGAGATCGAGCACTTCGCCCATTAGACAGTGAAAGGCATGTCATAGACTTGATAGACTCAATTGAGCCCATggaagaagatggagaaggCATTGAAGTACCTTTTTTCGATCTAGGAAGCATACTAGCCGCTACAAATAACTTCTCAGATACAAACAAGCTCGGACAAGGAGGCTACGGACCTGTTTACATGGTAATCGTAGAAGCAAAAATTG GAGGTCAAGAAATTGCTGTAAAGAGGCTCTTAAGTGTATCAGGACAAGGCTTACAGGAATTTAAAAATGAGGTGGTGTTGATTTCAAAACTCCAACACAGGAATCTTGTTAGACTTCGAGGATATTGCATAAAGGGAGATGAAAAGATTTTACTCTATGAGTACATGCCCAACAAAAGTTTGGACTTATTTATATTTG ATCAAAATCTGAGCATGCTTTTGGACTGGAAGATTCGCTTCAACATTATCTTGGGAATAGCTAGAGGACTTCTATATCTTCACCAAGACTCCAGATTGAGGATCATCCACAGAGATCTGAAAACTAGCAACATTCTTTTAGACAAGGAGATGAACCCCAAAATATCTGACTTTGGCTTGGCAAGGATTGTCGCAGGAAAAGATACTGGGGATAACACAACCCGAGTAGCTGGAACTTA TGGCTATATGGCTCCGGAGTATGCATTAGATGGACTTTTCTCGGTCAAATCcgatgtttatagttttggtgTAATTCTTCTTGAGATTATTAGTGGAAAAAAGAACACAGGATTTTATCGGTCAGAAGAAGCCATGAGTCTTATAGCTTAT GCATGGAGATTGTGGGTAGAAAACAAGATGTTGGATTTAATGGACCAGAATTTGCATGAGAGTTGTGATGTTGATCAGTTGGTGAAATGCGTTAATATTGCATTTTTATGCGTACAAGAAGACCCAAGTGACCGCCCCACCATCTCAAATATTGTTACCATGCTTGACAGTGAGACTGCAATAGTTCCAACTCCGAAACAACCAGCTTTCATTCTAACAAGAGGCATTTTTAGCACAGTAAGTTCTTCTAGTCGACTAGAGACACATACAGAATTGACCATTTGTCGATCGGAGACAAATACAGAATGA